The genomic stretch TTTGCCAAACATGACAAGAATCGCGTAGGCCTGAACAAGTAACGTATAACTATACAATGGGTTTTGTCGACGAAGTAAAATTTTTCGTAAACGCTGGTGACGGTGGCAACGGCTGCGTCAGTTTCCGACGGGAAAAATTTGTTCCCAAGGGAGGACCAAACGGCGGTGACGGCGGACGAGGCGGTTCTGTCTTTATTGAGGCTGATTCCCGAAAGCAGTCATTGATCGATTTTCGCTATCGTTCTCATTTTAAGGCAGAACGGGGCAAAAACGGCCAAGGCAGTGACAAACACGGCCGAGGAGGCAAGGACACCATCATCTATGTCCCCCCCGGTTCAGTCATCAAGGACGCAGAAACAGGTCAGGTCCTCACTGACCTCACCGAGCCCGGCCAACGATTCACCGCAGCGCACGGGGGCAAGGGAGGTCACGGTAATGCCCGTTTTGCCACATCCACAAATCGGGCCCCGCGCAAGGCGACTCCGGGCACTCTTGGAGAAGAACTCTGGCTAAAAATTGAACTCAAGCTCCTGGCAGATGTCGGCCTCATCGGCCTGCCCAATGCGGGTAAATCCACCTTGCTGTCCAAGCTGTCTGCTGCTAACCCCAAGGTTGCTCCATATCCCTTCACCACTCTAACCCCGCAACTGGGCGTCCTCCATCTAGAATTCATGGACCCCTGCATTATCGCGGATATTCCCGGCCTCATTGAAGGAGCCAGCGAGGGTGTCGGGCTCGGGCATCAATTTCTCCGCCATGTGGAGCGAACAAGCATCCTGCTCCATGTCATTGATGCGGCAACCGAGGACGAGCAGCCCTTGCAGGATTATCGCGTTCTAGCTGCTGAACTCACTGCCTATAATGAGGAGTTGCTGGACCGCACCCACCTGGTTGCCCTGAACAAGATCGACTGTATTGACGAAGACAGGCTGGAAGAGCTCCGATCCCTGTTTAAGAAGAGCGGGATTGATGTTCTGACTTTTTCTGCCAAAGAAAAAACCGACATAGATAAACTCAAGGGTCTGCTCGGCGATCTTCTGGATGAACAAAGGGAGGCAGCCTTAGACGGCACAGAGGAGAACGACGAACCATGACCTTCCAAGTTTCTCGGGACGACGGGCTTTTTTATCGCCAAACCCTGTTTGATCAGGCCAAAACCGTGGTGCTCAAGGTGGGCAGTGCAGTCCTGACCACCACAGACGGACTGAATATTGATTTTATCGATACGCTCTGTCGTCACATCGCTTTCCTTCACGCAAGTGGCCGCAAAGTCATTCTGGTCAGTTCCGGAGCCGTTGCAGCAGGCCGAAAGCGTCTTCAAGTTCCTCGCCAGCCGGGAGAGGAACTCAAGGTCAAACAGGCCCTTGCCGCTGTGGGGCAGGGGCTGCTTATGCAGGCCTATGAGCAGCGCTTTGCCCTCCATCATGACCAGCAGGTTGCCCAGATCCTGCTCACGCACACCGACCTTTCCCAGCGGGACCGCTATCTCAATGTCCGCAACACCATTCTGACCCTGTTCGAATTCGGCGTTGTCCCCATTATTAATGAAAACGATACAGTTTCTGTCCAGGAACTTCGTTTCGGCGATAATGATAACCTGGGCGCTTTGATTACCAATATGATCGGGGCGGATATGTACATCATGCTGACAGACGTGGACAGCCTGTACACAGCAAACCCGACAGAAGATTCCACAGCCAAACCAGTATACACAGTAGCGGCGATTGACAGCGCGGTAGAGGCTATGGCAGGGAATAGCAGCAGCATGCTGGGCACAGGTGGCATGCAATCCAAAATCAGAGCGGCTAAAATGGTGGCCGTCTGTGGAGGAAGTTCTTTTATCGGGCCTGGACGCAATAAGAATATCTTACAAGAGCTCTTCTCTGGAGATATGAAAGGTACTTTTTTTCTTCCGGAAAAAGGGAAAAAAATCAGAGGAAAAAAACATTGGATCGCCCACGTCCTTCGTCCGTCCGGCACGCTGTACCTGGATACCGGCGCTTGCCGGGCCATTGTCGAGCGGGGGAAGAGCCTATTACCCTCCGGGATTACCCGAATTGAGGGAAATTTCGAGATCGGTGCCTCTGTTCAATGCCGTTGCCCAGAGGGGCAAATCGTGGCTGCAGGCCTAACCAATTACACCTCGGCTGATCTGGATAAAATAAGAGGAAGAAAAAGCGCAGAGATTGCCGGTATCATTGGATTTCGAGACAGTGACGAGATCATTCATAGAGATAACCTGGTGCTGTTCGACGAAAAACAAAGATCATCGGAAACGTTCTAACCCTTACCTTTTACGCCGGGTATCGAAGTTATGGACAAGAGGTAGCCGGTACAAGAGCCGTACCCAAAGGATATCGGGGGCTTTGGTAGTCACGGGTACCTCGCCCCGCTACTCGGCGGCGGCTTGAGCGGATAGTTACGCTCTATAATGCTGCGAATACGTCATTTATAAAACGCAGAGTCATATCCAACAGTGAACTGGTTATTTGAGTTATTGCGTATACCCAGAAAATGGGTATTGTTTTTGTCAAATGGGCAAATTGGTGTTGCACAAGGTTCAAACTCAAATTTTTTATAAAAATTCGGCTCACCCAAGACAAAAATGGTTTTATCCTTTATTTCAGGCTGCCTCAATGCAAAACGAAGCAACTCTGAGCCTACCCCTTGTTTTTGAAAATCCGGTTTTACAGCCATCGGCCCCAAATGCAAGCCGCAGATGCCAGAGCCGTTATAGGCATTAGAAAAAGCAATATAGGCAATTACTGTATTGGAGTGAATACACACCCATTCATGAACTGCCTTTCCATTCTTGTGGAATTTTTCAGCTAATTGTATTTCATATGTGCTGCGAGGAAACGCCTGACGCAATAATGCATAGGCTTTGCCAAAATTTTCAGGAGTAAGCTTTCGTATTTTCATTTTTCTCTATTCAATCAGTTGTTCTCAAATTTTTGACTTGATTCGGAAAACGGGGGGCAGACCATGTTTGCTCCCTGGGGAAGCAAGGTGATCGGTAAATAATGGTACGTCCCCTATTAATTTCTTACAATTCGTGTATCTCGACAGCCCTTATTGCATCAGCGGCAGAACTCGTTATTCCGCCGGTATACCCTGAACCTTCGCCTATTGGATACAAGTTTTTTATATTTACTGATTCAAATTTTTCATTGCGTTTAATCCGTACAGGAGATGAAGTTCTTGTTTCCGCTCCGAGCAATATCGCCTGATTTGAAATAAATAAGGGTACTTCTTCTTTCCATTTATTAAATGCCGCCAACAGTTGTTCAACCACAAATCCAGGAAAGATGTCCTTCATATCAGCAGAAACGATACCCATTTTATACGAGTTTTCACGTAAGCCAGCAGAGCTCTTCTCTCCTAAAAAATTCACCAAATTTTGGGCAGGGACTTCCCAGTTGTTCCCTCCTTCGTTAAAGGCCTTTCGCTCAATCTCTTTTTGGAACTCTATGCCAGCCAATGGACTGGTTGATTTATAATCGTCGGTATGACACCTTACAACCAGCGCTGCATTTGAAAATGGAGATGATCGTCGTGAGTAGCTCATGCCGTTTAAAACCAGCATGCCTTGCTCGGATGAAGCATTAACTACCTCACCTCCCGGGCACATGCAGAATGTATAAACCCCTCTTTTAATTTTTCGGTTCGTATAATTCAAAGAATAGGTGGCTGCGCCCAACCCATTGAAATGCTGATACTTGGCACCATATCGCATACGGTTTATAGTCTCGACAGGATGCTCAATTCTTACACCAACAGAAATCGGCCTCTGCTCAAGAGCAACACCTCTTTTATGCATCATCTCAACTGTATCACGCGCAGAATGTCCCAAAGCAATATAGATGCGAGAGGAACGATATTCCTTCTCGCCATTTATTATAATCCCTGAGGCCTTACCCTCTGATATCAGGAGGTCCGTCATTTTTGAGTCGTAATGTATCTCACCTCCTCTATCAAGAATATAGAGTCTTATATTACGAACTATTTTGCACAACACATCAGTCCCCAAATGTGGCTTGCTGATGTACTCTATTTCATCGGGCGCACCAAATTTAACAAAGGTCTTCAACACCCGATTTACAGCGCTTGTATTATTATTTCTCCGGGAAAACAGTTTACCGTCTGAGTATGAACCGGCACCGCCTTCGCCAAATTGGATATTTGATTCAGGATGTAACTCCCTTTCTTTTATAAATCTTTGAACATCAATCGAGCGTTTCTCTATC from Candidatus Electrothrix communis encodes the following:
- a CDS encoding N-acetyltransferase; protein product: MKIRKLTPENFGKAYALLRQAFPRSTYEIQLAEKFHKNGKAVHEWVCIHSNTVIAYIAFSNAYNGSGICGLHLGPMAVKPDFQKQGVGSELLRFALRQPEIKDKTIFVLGEPNFYKKFEFEPCATPICPFDKNNTHFLGIRNNSNNQFTVGYDSAFYK
- the proB gene encoding glutamate 5-kinase, producing the protein MTFQVSRDDGLFYRQTLFDQAKTVVLKVGSAVLTTTDGLNIDFIDTLCRHIAFLHASGRKVILVSSGAVAAGRKRLQVPRQPGEELKVKQALAAVGQGLLMQAYEQRFALHHDQQVAQILLTHTDLSQRDRYLNVRNTILTLFEFGVVPIINENDTVSVQELRFGDNDNLGALITNMIGADMYIMLTDVDSLYTANPTEDSTAKPVYTVAAIDSAVEAMAGNSSSMLGTGGMQSKIRAAKMVAVCGGSSFIGPGRNKNILQELFSGDMKGTFFLPEKGKKIRGKKHWIAHVLRPSGTLYLDTGACRAIVERGKSLLPSGITRIEGNFEIGASVQCRCPEGQIVAAGLTNYTSADLDKIRGRKSAEIAGIIGFRDSDEIIHRDNLVLFDEKQRSSETF
- the obgE gene encoding GTPase ObgE, whose amino-acid sequence is MGFVDEVKFFVNAGDGGNGCVSFRREKFVPKGGPNGGDGGRGGSVFIEADSRKQSLIDFRYRSHFKAERGKNGQGSDKHGRGGKDTIIYVPPGSVIKDAETGQVLTDLTEPGQRFTAAHGGKGGHGNARFATSTNRAPRKATPGTLGEELWLKIELKLLADVGLIGLPNAGKSTLLSKLSAANPKVAPYPFTTLTPQLGVLHLEFMDPCIIADIPGLIEGASEGVGLGHQFLRHVERTSILLHVIDAATEDEQPLQDYRVLAAELTAYNEELLDRTHLVALNKIDCIDEDRLEELRSLFKKSGIDVLTFSAKEKTDIDKLKGLLGDLLDEQREAALDGTEENDEP
- a CDS encoding dehydrogenase, producing MDEYVHAASQKMKIGGGLSIVKILSKSLDLKNQNQFYYIMSLVVSVRDSYENKQKFPKYTEQIKENRKASSTKDNPIIVGFGPAGMFAALELIACGQKPLIFERGKKIEKRSIDVQRFIKERELHPESNIQFGEGGAGSYSDGKLFSRRNNNTSAVNRVLKTFVKFGAPDEIEYISKPHLGTDVLCKIVRNIRLYILDRGGEIHYDSKMTDLLISEGKASGIIINGEKEYRSSRIYIALGHSARDTVEMMHKRGVALEQRPISVGVRIEHPVETINRMRYGAKYQHFNGLGAATYSLNYTNRKIKRGVYTFCMCPGGEVVNASSEQGMLVLNGMSYSRRSSPFSNAALVVRCHTDDYKSTSPLAGIEFQKEIERKAFNEGGNNWEVPAQNLVNFLGEKSSAGLRENSYKMGIVSADMKDIFPGFVVEQLLAAFNKWKEEVPLFISNQAILLGAETRTSSPVRIKRNEKFESVNIKNLYPIGEGSGYTGGITSSAADAIRAVEIHEL